One Cryobacterium psychrophilum DNA segment encodes these proteins:
- a CDS encoding aspartate-semialdehyde dehydrogenase, translating into MTPFYVRKQVSTNAVTTAGVNIGVVGATGQVGAVVRALLAERNFPVKSIRFFASARSAGNTLPFKGVDIVIEDAAVADPTGLDVAIFSAGASLSKVQAPRFAAAGVTVIDNSSGWRMDPDVPLVVSEVNPEAIHLATKGIIANPNCTTMAAMPVLKVLHEAASLERLIVSTYQAVSGSGLAGAFELASQVRVAVQDENLLGLVHSGTAVTLPEPTIYARPIAFDVIPLAGSIVPDGSFETDEEQKLRNESRKILQLPDLRVSGTCVRVPVFTGHSLSINVEFAQPLTVAHANELLADAPGVTLTDVPTPLQAAGQDASFVGRIRQDEGVPDNRGLALFISNDNLRKGAALNAVQIAELVAAQLGTA; encoded by the coding sequence ATGACACCGTTCTACGTTAGGAAGCAAGTGAGCACCAACGCCGTAACCACCGCAGGAGTCAACATTGGCGTCGTCGGTGCCACCGGGCAGGTGGGTGCCGTTGTGCGCGCACTGCTGGCCGAGCGCAATTTTCCGGTGAAGAGCATCCGCTTCTTCGCGTCTGCCCGTTCCGCGGGCAACACCCTGCCCTTCAAGGGCGTCGATATCGTGATCGAAGACGCGGCGGTCGCCGACCCGACCGGCCTCGACGTGGCCATCTTCTCCGCCGGAGCGTCGCTGTCCAAGGTTCAGGCGCCACGCTTCGCCGCGGCCGGCGTCACCGTGATCGACAACTCCTCCGGTTGGCGCATGGACCCTGATGTGCCCCTCGTGGTGAGCGAGGTCAACCCCGAGGCCATCCACCTCGCCACCAAGGGCATCATCGCCAACCCCAACTGCACCACCATGGCCGCGATGCCCGTGCTCAAGGTGCTGCACGAAGCGGCCAGCCTGGAACGACTCATCGTGAGCACCTATCAGGCGGTGTCTGGCAGCGGCCTCGCCGGTGCCTTCGAGCTTGCCTCCCAGGTGCGCGTCGCTGTGCAGGACGAGAACCTGCTTGGCCTCGTGCATTCCGGCACGGCCGTCACGCTGCCGGAACCCACCATCTACGCGCGCCCCATCGCGTTCGACGTCATTCCGCTCGCCGGGTCCATCGTCCCCGACGGGAGCTTCGAAACCGACGAGGAACAGAAGCTGCGCAATGAGAGCCGCAAGATTCTGCAGCTGCCCGACCTGCGCGTCTCCGGCACGTGCGTGCGCGTTCCCGTCTTCACCGGGCACTCCCTCTCCATCAACGTGGAGTTCGCCCAGCCGCTGACGGTCGCGCATGCGAACGAATTGCTGGCGGATGCCCCCGGCGTCACGCTCACCGACGTGCCGACGCCCCTGCAGGCGGCCGGCCAGGACGCGAGCTTCGTCGGCCGTATTCGGCAGGACGAGGGCGTTCCCGACAACCGTGGCCTTGCCCTCTTCATCAGCAATGACAACCTCCGCAAGGGAGCAGCGCTCAACGCCGTGCAGATCGCTGAACTCGTTGCCGCGCAGCTCGGCACGGCTTAG
- a CDS encoding Mu transposase C-terminal domain-containing protein, whose amino-acid sequence MDSAERWRVLRLHIEDQIPLAVLARETGISSRTLQRWNQLYRVGGVAALDPHARTDKGVRRTSAETVAFVERLALTRPRPSVATLHRLAVADAQAHELPSPSYATVRQIIQALNPALVTLALEGPASYRDKYELVFRRRAERPNQTWQSDHTELDILIVGADGKRDRPWLTTVMDDCSRAICGYMVFTGAPSAINTALALRQAIWRKTDPTWAMCGIPDILHVDRGSDFTSHHLERTAIELHIRIIHSIVGRPQGRGKIERFFGTINTELLAALPGHLGPGRRTPQPVLDLPGLDRAIGEFIATYNARPHSELGISPRDAWVADGWLPRMPDSLEELDGLLLTVPKNRVVQRDGIHFQGQRYLAPTLAPFVGHTITIRYDPRDISEIRVYDRDTFVCVAVDEEHPNLRLSLRDIEAARRARRRELRHIINERIPAVAVREEPRDQAPPSRRSRLRTYEEDE is encoded by the coding sequence GTGGATTCGGCGGAGCGATGGCGTGTTCTTCGGCTGCATATCGAAGACCAGATACCACTCGCGGTCCTCGCCCGGGAGACCGGGATCTCTAGCCGGACTTTGCAACGCTGGAACCAGCTCTACCGAGTAGGCGGCGTCGCAGCCCTTGACCCTCATGCGCGCACAGACAAGGGTGTCCGCCGAACCTCGGCCGAGACGGTCGCGTTCGTCGAGCGGTTGGCGCTGACTCGGCCACGGCCCAGTGTCGCCACGCTGCATCGTCTTGCCGTCGCGGATGCGCAAGCGCACGAGCTGCCCTCGCCGAGCTATGCGACCGTACGACAAATTATCCAAGCGCTCAATCCGGCCCTTGTTACCCTGGCGCTCGAAGGGCCGGCCTCCTATCGGGATAAGTACGAGCTCGTCTTCCGCCGTCGCGCGGAACGCCCCAACCAGACCTGGCAATCTGACCACACCGAACTCGACATCCTCATCGTCGGCGCCGACGGAAAACGCGATCGCCCCTGGCTGACCACAGTGATGGACGACTGCTCCCGTGCCATCTGCGGGTACATGGTCTTCACCGGTGCCCCCTCAGCCATCAACACTGCCCTGGCTCTGCGGCAGGCGATCTGGCGCAAGACCGATCCGACGTGGGCGATGTGCGGTATCCCCGACATCCTGCACGTCGACCGCGGGTCCGACTTCACCAGCCACCACCTCGAACGCACCGCCATCGAACTGCACATCCGCATCATCCACTCCATCGTCGGCCGACCACAGGGACGGGGCAAGATCGAGCGCTTCTTCGGCACCATCAACACCGAGCTGCTCGCAGCCCTCCCCGGGCACCTGGGACCCGGCCGTCGAACACCGCAACCAGTCCTCGATCTTCCGGGACTCGATCGCGCCATCGGAGAGTTCATCGCTACCTACAACGCCCGGCCGCACAGCGAGCTGGGCATCTCGCCACGGGACGCATGGGTTGCCGACGGTTGGCTTCCCCGGATGCCCGACAGCCTCGAAGAACTCGACGGGCTCCTCCTCACCGTCCCCAAGAACCGCGTAGTGCAGCGTGACGGCATCCACTTCCAAGGCCAGCGATACCTCGCGCCGACGCTCGCCCCATTCGTCGGGCACACCATCACGATCCGTTATGACCCCCGCGACATTTCCGAGATCCGCGTCTACGACCGCGACACCTTCGTCTGCGTCGCCGTCGACGAAGAGCACCCCAACCTCCGACTCAGCCTGCGCGACATCGAGGCTGCCCGCCGCGCCCGCCGGCGCGAACTCCGTCACATCATCAACGAACGCATCCCGGCCGTCGCCGTCCGCGAAGAACCAAGGGACCAAGCACCACCGTCCCGGCGGTCGCGGTTGCGCACCTACGAAGAAGACGAGTGA
- a CDS encoding DNA polymerase III subunit gamma and tau produces the protein MVTALYRRYRPETFAEMIGQSQVTEPLMTALRTNRVNHAYLFSGPRGCGKTTSARILARCLNCAEGPTDTPCGVCPSCVELARDGGGSLDVVEIDAASHNGVDDARDIRERAIFAPARDRYKIFILDEAHMVTPQGFNALLKIVEEPPEHVKFIFATTEPEKVIGTIRSRTHHYPFRLVPPAPMLDYVAQMCESEKVQVAPGVLPLVVRAGGGSPRDTLSLLDQLMAGSDGHTVEYERAVALLGYTSATLLDDAIDALGARDAGAAFDAADRVIQTGQDPRRFVEDLLERMRDLIVVAATSAAGAAAVLRGVPQDEIDRMAAQATQFGPAELSRTADILNAALTEMSGATSPRLHLELMIARALIPATDDSVRGALARVERLERRIGVDGAPPRPAAEPAPVAPPRRSAEPVAPAAPRPKAEPAQTVPSAASAASTEPVETAPSVGVGRVEWATPAAEPATTPSTTQATTPATVPAAPAVSTEPEPEADTSGVAPASDRETVPNDSAPNDSAPNDSAPNDTAARDSAPPVRVMPTGPVTFAQLSDAWPEILDAVRTAKVSAWLVVYTAHLIDLRGDVLVLSFPSEADVASFKHSPAPGMGVSDFLRTAILAVLGLKVKFIAREEPRPPSGPAPDAPIVPVVSPSTAPDVDAPHDEPRATGPSMGAGAVSATDAGPSAEIAAAGTVDDSARPGAQPVPHAPSETTAVDRPVATTGWNTVVIPGSAAAPLASAPAAPAPAAPAPAAPAPAAPAPAAPAPAAQTRPAPGAPAPERTPARSEPEEPPFNDVPPPFDDDVEPERGGPREERVPSHQEASAANPIRVASGATATTSVAPAPQPGAPGASAGRRPTAQARPTAQARPTAQARPTPGPSFAEKQRYGEAVVREILGATFIEEQPYSAAPPRPRGD, from the coding sequence GTGGTTACCGCACTGTATCGCCGCTACCGGCCAGAGACCTTCGCCGAGATGATCGGGCAGTCGCAAGTGACTGAACCGCTCATGACGGCCCTGCGCACCAACCGGGTGAATCACGCCTATCTGTTCAGCGGGCCGCGAGGCTGCGGCAAGACCACCTCGGCACGCATCCTGGCACGCTGCCTCAACTGCGCGGAAGGCCCCACCGACACCCCGTGCGGCGTCTGCCCGAGCTGCGTGGAACTCGCGCGCGACGGCGGCGGTTCGCTCGACGTCGTGGAGATCGACGCGGCCAGCCACAACGGCGTCGACGATGCCCGCGATATTCGGGAGCGCGCGATCTTCGCGCCCGCTCGCGATCGCTACAAAATTTTCATCCTCGATGAGGCGCACATGGTGACGCCGCAGGGTTTCAATGCCCTCCTCAAGATCGTGGAGGAGCCGCCCGAGCACGTGAAGTTCATCTTCGCCACGACCGAACCAGAGAAGGTCATCGGCACGATCCGCTCGCGCACTCACCACTATCCGTTCCGGCTTGTGCCACCTGCACCCATGCTCGACTACGTGGCGCAGATGTGCGAAAGCGAGAAGGTGCAGGTCGCTCCCGGCGTGCTGCCGCTCGTGGTGCGGGCCGGTGGCGGCTCTCCACGTGACACGCTCTCCCTGCTCGATCAGCTGATGGCCGGCTCCGACGGACACACCGTGGAGTACGAGCGCGCGGTCGCCCTGCTCGGCTACACGAGCGCGACCCTGCTCGACGACGCGATCGATGCCCTCGGCGCACGCGATGCCGGTGCAGCCTTCGACGCGGCAGACCGGGTGATCCAGACCGGTCAAGACCCGCGCCGCTTTGTGGAAGACCTGCTCGAGCGCATGCGGGACCTCATCGTCGTTGCCGCCACCTCCGCTGCGGGAGCCGCGGCAGTGCTGCGCGGAGTGCCGCAGGACGAGATCGATCGAATGGCGGCGCAGGCCACCCAGTTCGGGCCCGCAGAATTGTCCCGCACCGCAGACATCCTGAACGCCGCGCTCACCGAGATGTCCGGCGCCACGTCGCCCCGCCTGCACCTCGAACTCATGATTGCGCGGGCGCTCATCCCCGCAACGGACGACTCCGTTCGCGGGGCGCTGGCTCGTGTTGAGCGCCTCGAACGTCGAATTGGCGTGGATGGGGCGCCGCCTCGCCCCGCCGCTGAGCCCGCACCGGTCGCACCGCCTCGCCGCTCGGCGGAGCCGGTCGCGCCCGCGGCGCCTCGCCCCAAGGCCGAGCCGGCGCAAACGGTGCCGTCGGCGGCGTCGGCTGCGTCGACTGAGCCGGTCGAGACCGCGCCGTCGGTCGGCGTGGGTCGCGTCGAGTGGGCCACGCCAGCGGCCGAGCCAGCCACCACGCCTTCAACTACGCAGGCGACCACGCCTGCAACCGTCCCGGCGGCGCCTGCGGTATCGACCGAGCCCGAGCCCGAGGCCGACACGTCGGGTGTTGCGCCGGCATCCGATCGGGAAACCGTGCCAAACGACTCTGCGCCAAACGACTCTGCGCCAAACGACTCTGCGCCCAACGACACCGCGGCCAGGGACTCTGCGCCGCCGGTGCGCGTGATGCCCACGGGCCCCGTCACGTTCGCGCAGCTCAGTGACGCCTGGCCCGAAATTCTCGATGCCGTGCGCACGGCCAAGGTGAGCGCGTGGCTCGTGGTCTACACGGCGCACCTGATCGACCTGCGCGGCGACGTGCTCGTGCTGTCCTTTCCGAGTGAAGCCGATGTCGCGAGCTTCAAACATTCGCCCGCGCCCGGCATGGGCGTGAGCGACTTTCTCCGCACCGCGATCCTGGCGGTCCTGGGCCTCAAGGTGAAGTTCATCGCCCGTGAGGAGCCACGTCCGCCCTCCGGTCCCGCGCCCGACGCGCCCATTGTCCCGGTGGTATCGCCGTCGACAGCACCCGATGTCGATGCGCCCCACGACGAACCGCGGGCCACCGGCCCGAGCATGGGTGCCGGTGCCGTTTCGGCCACGGATGCCGGTCCCAGCGCTGAGATCGCCGCCGCAGGCACGGTCGACGACTCGGCGCGCCCCGGCGCACAACCGGTGCCGCACGCCCCGAGCGAGACCACCGCTGTGGACCGACCCGTGGCCACGACCGGTTGGAACACGGTCGTGATCCCCGGTTCTGCCGCCGCCCCCCTCGCGTCGGCGCCGGCCGCCCCGGCGCCGGCCGCCCCGGCGCCGGCCGCCCCGGCACCAGCCGCCCCGGCGCCGGCCGCCCCGGCACCAGCTGCCCAGACTCGCCCGGCGCCCGGCGCACCGGCCCCGGAGCGCACTCCAGCCCGCAGTGAGCCGGAGGAGCCGCCGTTCAACGATGTTCCCCCGCCCTTCGACGACGACGTGGAGCCGGAGCGCGGTGGCCCCCGCGAGGAGCGGGTTCCCTCCCACCAGGAAGCGTCCGCAGCGAACCCGATCAGAGTCGCATCCGGGGCAACGGCTACGACGTCCGTCGCTCCCGCCCCGCAACCTGGCGCGCCAGGGGCATCCGCTGGTAGACGCCCGACAGCCCAGGCACGCCCGACAGCCCAGGCACGCCCGACAGCCCAGGCACGCCCGACGCCGGGGCCCAGCTTTGCCGAAAAACAGCGCTACGGCGAGGCGGTCGTACGCGAGATTCTTGGCGCCACATTCATTGAAGAACAGCCGTACTCCGCGGCACCGCCGCGACCGAGAGGCGACTAG
- the recR gene encoding recombination mediator RecR — MYEGIVQELIDELGQLPGIGPKSAQRIAFHILQTEKVDVTRLANVLLEVRDKVRFCDICGNVSEQPTCMICRDPRRNAALICVVEEAKDVVAIERTREFKGLYHVLGGAISPIDGVGPDDLRIRQLMQRLADNTVQEIIIATDPNLEGEATATYLSRLLTTLEIRVTRLASGLPVGGDLEYADEVTLGRAFEGRREVAH, encoded by the coding sequence ATGTATGAAGGTATTGTTCAGGAACTGATCGACGAACTCGGGCAGCTGCCGGGAATCGGGCCCAAGTCGGCCCAACGCATTGCCTTTCACATTCTGCAGACCGAGAAGGTCGACGTGACCCGGCTCGCCAACGTACTGCTCGAGGTTCGCGACAAGGTGCGATTCTGCGACATTTGCGGCAACGTGTCCGAGCAGCCCACGTGCATGATCTGCCGCGATCCGCGTCGCAACGCGGCGCTCATCTGCGTGGTGGAAGAGGCCAAGGACGTTGTGGCGATCGAGCGCACTCGCGAGTTCAAGGGGCTGTACCACGTGCTCGGCGGGGCGATCAGCCCCATCGACGGCGTGGGTCCCGATGACCTTCGCATCCGCCAGCTGATGCAGCGCCTCGCCGACAACACGGTTCAGGAGATCATCATCGCGACCGATCCGAACCTCGAGGGAGAGGCCACCGCCACCTACCTGTCCCGGCTGCTCACGACGCTGGAGATTCGGGTGACCCGCCTGGCCTCGGGCCTCCCAGTTGGCGGCGACCTCGAGTACGCCGACGAGGTCACCCTCGGCCGTGCCTTCGAAGGGCGCCGCGAGGTCGCCCACTAG
- a CDS encoding recombinase family protein, with the protein MRHLGYTRVSTRSQDAKLQVDALVKSGVQERDIFADVTSGSRTAISRPGMKKLLEYAKPGDTVVVWRVDRLGRSLIDVLNTVKLLRERAVQVKSISDGIDPSTTSGRLMLNMLATLAEYERELITERVNAGITAARNGGTKFGRPLSDPVVVADKLKLVTEARAKGRTAEDAAKLVGWSRATLYRHQQALAARESTTV; encoded by the coding sequence GTGAGACATCTCGGGTACACACGGGTCAGCACCAGAAGCCAAGACGCGAAACTGCAGGTCGACGCCTTGGTCAAATCGGGTGTCCAGGAGCGTGACATTTTCGCCGACGTCACCTCGGGCAGCCGGACCGCGATCTCACGCCCCGGAATGAAGAAACTGCTCGAGTACGCCAAGCCCGGTGACACCGTCGTCGTCTGGCGGGTCGATCGGCTCGGGCGGTCACTCATCGATGTTCTCAACACGGTGAAGCTGCTCCGAGAGCGGGCCGTACAGGTGAAGAGCATCTCGGACGGAATCGACCCATCGACGACCTCGGGCCGCCTGATGCTGAACATGCTCGCCACCCTGGCCGAGTACGAACGCGAACTGATCACCGAGCGTGTGAACGCCGGCATCACAGCCGCCCGGAACGGGGGTACCAAGTTCGGTCGGCCCCTGTCAGATCCCGTCGTCGTCGCCGACAAACTCAAGCTCGTCACGGAAGCCCGAGCGAAGGGCCGCACTGCGGAGGATGCGGCAAAGCTTGTCGGGTGGAGCCGGGCCACTTTGTATCGCCACCAGCAGGCCCTCGCGGCGCGCGAGAGCACCACCGTGTAG
- a CDS encoding AAA family ATPase, whose translation MNEAFIVTKEPRRFTEFANAVRKERTIGICHGDAGVGKTNSARRYANWDALEPYINEWGPRGDHDAKHYALANRSRTVFYTPEVLCRPKTLMNEIDHWQIKVGICADEHLRTLDPAPRKREGMVTHLVELLIIDEAERLTPVALELLRDRHDRSHLAIILIGMPGIDQRFRHYPQLYSRLGFSHHYRALGRDELLFVLDRHWKRFGRTLDPDDFTDAQAIAAIERITRGNFRLLERLFPQINRVLKINQLETITDDVIEAAASILVTGN comes from the coding sequence ATGAACGAGGCATTCATCGTGACCAAGGAGCCTCGCCGCTTCACCGAGTTCGCCAACGCCGTCCGAAAGGAGCGAACTATCGGCATCTGCCACGGCGATGCTGGCGTCGGCAAGACCAACTCCGCTCGCCGTTACGCGAACTGGGACGCTCTCGAGCCTTACATCAACGAGTGGGGACCCCGCGGCGACCACGACGCGAAGCACTACGCCCTCGCCAACCGATCCCGTACCGTCTTCTACACACCCGAAGTGCTCTGTCGCCCCAAGACCCTCATGAACGAAATTGACCACTGGCAGATCAAGGTCGGTATCTGCGCCGATGAGCACCTGCGCACGCTCGACCCCGCACCGCGAAAACGCGAGGGCATGGTCACGCACTTGGTGGAACTGCTCATCATCGACGAAGCCGAACGACTCACCCCCGTCGCGCTTGAACTCCTCCGCGACCGGCACGACCGATCCCACCTCGCGATAATCCTCATCGGCATGCCCGGAATCGACCAGCGCTTCCGCCACTACCCCCAGCTATACAGCCGACTCGGATTCTCCCACCACTACCGTGCCCTCGGCCGCGATGAACTCCTCTTCGTGCTCGACCGCCACTGGAAACGCTTCGGCCGAACCCTCGACCCCGACGACTTCACCGACGCGCAAGCCATCGCCGCGATCGAACGCATCACGCGCGGCAACTTCCGCCTCCTCGAACGGCTCTTCCCCCAGATCAACCGAGTACTCAAGATCAACCAGCTTGAGACCATCACTGACGACGTCATCGAAGCTGCCGCCAGCATCCTCGTCACCGGGAATTAG
- a CDS encoding aspartate kinase, whose product MALIVQKFGGSSVADAESIKRVAKRIVDTRKAGNEVVVAVSAMGDSTDELLDLAHQVTPLPAPRELDMLLTAGERISMALLAMAIKSMGYDARSFTGSQAGMITDARHGSARIVDVTPGRIRDALDEGAVAIVAGFQGFNRDTKDITTLGRGGSDTTAVALAAALHADVCEIYTDVDGVYTADPRVVPKARKLVRVSSEEMLELAAAGAKVLYIRAVEYARRHGVTLHVRSSFNNNTGTIVYNADTARANGEIVEEPVIAGVAADLSEAKVTVVGVPDIPGKAALIFKIVAKTNANVDMIVQNVSAAATGLTDISFTLPKSEGQQVLTALTNEQQDVGFAGLQYDDQIGKLALVGGGMRTNTGVSARLFEALFEAGINIEMISTSEIRISVVTRADTINEALRVVHTAFGLDADSDAQVHGGTGR is encoded by the coding sequence GTGGCTTTGATCGTGCAGAAGTTCGGCGGATCGTCCGTTGCCGACGCCGAAAGCATCAAGCGTGTCGCGAAACGAATCGTCGATACGCGCAAGGCCGGCAACGAAGTGGTCGTCGCCGTGTCGGCCATGGGTGATTCCACCGATGAGCTGCTCGACCTGGCCCACCAGGTCACCCCGTTGCCCGCGCCACGTGAGCTCGACATGCTGCTCACCGCGGGCGAACGCATCTCCATGGCGCTGCTCGCAATGGCCATCAAGAGCATGGGCTACGACGCCCGCTCGTTCACCGGCAGCCAGGCCGGCATGATCACCGACGCCCGCCACGGTTCGGCGCGCATTGTGGATGTAACCCCTGGCCGTATCCGCGACGCGCTCGACGAGGGCGCCGTCGCCATCGTGGCCGGCTTCCAGGGCTTCAACCGCGACACCAAAGACATCACGACCCTCGGTCGCGGCGGCTCCGACACAACTGCCGTCGCACTCGCGGCAGCATTGCACGCCGATGTCTGCGAGATCTACACGGATGTCGATGGTGTCTACACGGCCGACCCTCGCGTCGTGCCCAAGGCGCGCAAACTCGTCCGCGTTTCAAGCGAAGAGATGCTCGAGCTCGCGGCCGCCGGCGCGAAAGTCCTCTACATACGAGCCGTGGAATATGCTCGTCGCCATGGCGTCACGCTGCATGTACGGTCATCCTTTAATAACAACACCGGCACCATCGTCTACAACGCCGATACTGCCCGCGCGAATGGAGAGATAGTGGAAGAGCCAGTCATCGCCGGGGTCGCCGCCGACCTGAGTGAAGCAAAGGTGACCGTTGTCGGTGTTCCCGACATCCCCGGCAAGGCCGCCCTGATCTTCAAGATCGTCGCGAAGACCAACGCCAACGTCGACATGATCGTGCAGAACGTGTCCGCTGCCGCGACGGGTCTCACCGACATCTCCTTCACGCTGCCCAAGTCTGAGGGACAGCAGGTGCTCACCGCGCTCACCAACGAACAGCAGGACGTGGGCTTCGCGGGCCTGCAGTACGACGACCAGATCGGAAAGCTGGCCCTGGTCGGTGGAGGCATGCGCACCAACACGGGCGTGTCGGCCAGGCTTTTTGAGGCGCTGTTCGAGGCCGGAATCAACATCGAGATGATTTCCACGAGCGAGATTCGCATCTCGGTCGTCACCCGCGCCGACACCATCAACGAGGCCCTCCGAGTGGTGCACACCGCGTTCGGGCTCGACGCCGACTCCGACGCCCAGGTACACGGCGGAACCGGCCGCTAA
- a CDS encoding VOC family protein translates to MDMRLELVPLPSSDVERSKAFYIGRVGFVLDHDIEPGNGMRIVQLTPPGSACSIVIGGGISSPDAAPVLGLHLVVDDVEVARRTLVDNGVDVSDVNDMGGGVRYAFFTDPDGNSWALQQISR, encoded by the coding sequence GTGGACATGCGACTTGAACTCGTGCCGTTGCCCTCGTCGGACGTGGAGCGCAGCAAGGCCTTTTACATTGGCCGGGTGGGCTTCGTGCTCGATCACGACATCGAGCCCGGCAACGGGATGCGCATCGTGCAGCTCACCCCGCCGGGATCGGCCTGCTCCATCGTGATCGGCGGTGGAATCAGCAGTCCGGACGCCGCGCCCGTTCTCGGTCTTCACCTGGTCGTGGACGACGTCGAGGTCGCGCGCCGCACGCTCGTTGACAACGGGGTTGACGTCTCGGATGTCAACGATATGGGCGGCGGAGTTCGCTACGCCTTCTTCACAGATCCCGACGGCAACTCTTGGGCGCTGCAGCAGATTTCCCGGTGA